GCTTTGATTTGGTCAATTACTTCCAGGCCTTCTACCACTTTACCAAAGCAAGTATGGTTTCGGTCTAAGTGAGCCGTGTTGTTGCGGCTGTGGCAGATAAAAAATTGAGAACCTCCGGTATTGCGGCCGGCGTGCGCCATTGATAAAACGCCGCGATCGTGGTATTGATTATCGCCGGTTAATTCGCAATCAATTTTGTAGCCAGGTCCGCCAGTACCGGGCATGCCTTTTGCCCCTTCGCGGGAATTAGGGCAACCACCCTGAATTACAAAATCCGGAATAACGCGGTGAAAGGTTAAACCATCATAAAAGCCTTTTTGCGCTAAGTCAATAAAGTTCTTAACTGTTTTGGGTGCATCCTTTTCGTAGAATTCCACTTTCATCACCCCTTTTGCAGTTTTTATTTCCGCCGTTTTCATGGTATTTACTTTTAGTTTAGAAATGCAAAATTATGCATAATTATCGAGGTCGAAAATAATGCGCTTATTTATCTTACTCTTATCTTACCCGTAGCTAAAATTAATTTTTTAAAAAATTGCATTTAGCCCTAACCCCATACTGCTCTTGCTTAAGAAAGTTTGCTTATTAGATCCTAGCGCCGGTTATCGGTTTCGGCAATAATACCGCGGTAGCTTTCGTAGCGGGTAAGCGAAATTTTGCCGGCTTTTAAGTCCTGCAAAACCGCGCACCCCGGCTCGTTAATGTGCAAGCAATTGTAGTATTTACATTGATTAAGCCGTTCCCGGATTTCCGGAAAAAAGTAACCGAGTTCTTCTTTTTCAATGTCTACCAAACCTAATTCTTTAATACCGGGCGTATCAATAATAAACGTTTCTGGTGATATCTCAAACATTTCGGCGTAGGTAGTGGTATGTTTGCCCTTATCTGAATAATCAGAAATTTCGGTAGTTTTCAGCTCTAAGCCCGGAGCCAGGTGGTTGATTAAAGTAGATTTACCAACGCCGGAATGGCCCGAGAACAATATTTTTTGCCCCGCCAGCAAATCTTTAATTTCCGGAATTCCCTGCCCTGAAACCGTAGAGCAAATAACGCCGGGATAATTAATTTGTTCGTACATGCGCAATACCTGTTGCTGGTACTGCGCTGTTTCGGCATCGTATAAATCAGATTTATTGTAAATAATGGTAACCGGAATATCGTAAGCTTCGGCGGTTATTAAAAAACGGTCGATAAACCCAAAAGAAGTACGCGGCGACACCAACGTTACCACCAAAAAAGCGCGGTCGATGTTGGCGGCAATAATGTGCGAGTGAGCCGTTTTGTGGGTAGATTTCCGGATAATGTAGTTTTCGCGTTCCGCAATATGGTGAATGGTACCTGTATTTTCACCGGCGTCTTCCAAATCAAATTCTACTTTATCGCCCACCGCTACCGGGTTGCTTACTTTTAAATCTTTTAATTTTATCTTACCCCGTAAGCGGCAGCGGTACAGGGTACCATCTTCGGTGCGCACCTGGTACCACGAACCCGTCGATTTCATTACTAATCCTTTCATGCTGTTTGGGGTAACCATTGTTTACAAGCCGCCACTATTGTAGCAGTAGCGCCGGCTTGTTGCGTTACGTAATTTTTATTTTTTTCGCTTAGCTGTTTTTGCTTTTGTTCATCGGCCTGAATTTGGTTAAACCGGGCTTGTAGCTCGGCGGTATTTTGCACCGGAAACGCGCCATGTAAGGCTACTAAATCTACAGCTTCCTTAAACTTGGTATAGGCCGGCCCAAAAAATAAAGGCAAACCAAATACGGCCGCTTCTAAGGTATTATGCAATCCTTTCCCGAAAGCGCCGCCAATATAAGCATA
The sequence above is a segment of the Adhaeribacter swui genome. Coding sequences within it:
- a CDS encoding peptidylprolyl isomerase is translated as MKTAEIKTAKGVMKVEFYEKDAPKTVKNFIDLAQKGFYDGLTFHRVIPDFVIQGGCPNSREGAKGMPGTGGPGYKIDCELTGDNQYHDRGVLSMAHAGRNTGGSQFFICHSRNNTAHLDRNHTCFGKVVEGLEVIDQIKAGDRIEKIEIQETA
- the rsgA gene encoding ribosome small subunit-dependent GTPase A, encoding MKGLVMKSTGSWYQVRTEDGTLYRCRLRGKIKLKDLKVSNPVAVGDKVEFDLEDAGENTGTIHHIAERENYIIRKSTHKTAHSHIIAANIDRAFLVVTLVSPRTSFGFIDRFLITAEAYDIPVTIIYNKSDLYDAETAQYQQQVLRMYEQINYPGVICSTVSGQGIPEIKDLLAGQKILFSGHSGVGKSTLINHLAPGLELKTTEISDYSDKGKHTTTYAEMFEISPETFIIDTPGIKELGLVDIEKEELGYFFPEIRERLNQCKYYNCLHINEPGCAVLQDLKAGKISLTRYESYRGIIAETDNRR